From Lysinibacillus sp. SGAir0095, the proteins below share one genomic window:
- a CDS encoding dipicolinate synthase subunit B codes for MLEGKRIGLGITASHCTYEDVIPKIENFTKVGAKVVPIITHSVLTAATRFGTGEEWIQKIEALTGEKVVSSILEAEPFGPKNPLDCMVIAPMTGNSISKFANASTDSPVLMAAKATLRNGSPVVLGISTNDALGLNGVNIMKLMNSKNIYFIPFGQDDPNNKPNSLISDFTKMVETVEHAIHHKKQLQPLLIQY; via the coding sequence TTGCTAGAAGGTAAAAGAATTGGGCTAGGGATAACAGCATCCCACTGTACGTATGAGGATGTAATTCCAAAAATTGAGAACTTCACAAAAGTGGGAGCGAAGGTTGTTCCGATTATTACACATTCGGTGTTAACAGCTGCAACGCGATTTGGTACAGGAGAAGAATGGATTCAAAAAATCGAGGCACTAACTGGAGAGAAAGTTGTTTCCTCGATTTTAGAGGCGGAGCCATTCGGACCGAAAAACCCATTAGATTGTATGGTAATTGCACCGATGACAGGAAATTCCATTAGTAAATTTGCCAATGCTTCAACAGATAGCCCTGTTTTAATGGCGGCTAAGGCTACTCTGCGTAATGGATCACCGGTTGTATTAGGTATTTCAACAAATGATGCCCTTGGGTTAAACGGTGTCAACATTATGAAGCTCATGAACTCCAAGAATATTTACTTTATTCCATTTGGTCAAGATGATCCAAATAACAAACCCAATTCATTAATCTCCGACTTCACTAAAATGGTGGAAACAGTTGAGCATGCCATTCATCATAAAAAACAACTGCAACCTCTATTGATTCAATATTGA
- the dapA gene encoding 4-hydroxy-tetrahydrodipicolinate synthase, giving the protein MDLGRVATAMITPFYDNGAINYEVAERVIEHLILNGTDTIVVCGTTGETPTLSIEEKRAFIDFTIKKVNKRIPVIAGVGYNDTSYTIEATKVVEAFGADGIMVVAPFYNKPNQRGIYAHFEAVAKTTELPIVVYNVPARTGVNISADTTIALSKIPNIRIIKEASGSLEQMTEILSGVPKDTFVYSGDDALTLPLVSIGGKGVISVASHVIGNEIQEMIRAYEDGQHKIAHAYHQAMLPLAKQLFVDPNPVPVKYALSKLGFPVEHVRLPLVEMLDEDKKKYDQIWEEFQAKLSEIKSHS; this is encoded by the coding sequence GTGGATTTAGGTCGAGTTGCTACTGCCATGATTACCCCATTTTACGATAATGGAGCTATTAATTATGAAGTAGCAGAGCGAGTAATTGAGCACTTAATTCTAAATGGTACAGATACAATTGTGGTATGTGGAACGACAGGTGAAACGCCAACATTATCAATAGAAGAAAAAAGAGCCTTTATCGACTTTACCATTAAAAAGGTCAATAAACGCATTCCAGTGATTGCTGGTGTTGGCTATAACGACACTTCGTACACAATTGAAGCAACAAAAGTGGTTGAAGCATTCGGTGCTGACGGCATCATGGTCGTGGCACCTTTCTATAACAAGCCAAACCAAAGAGGCATTTACGCACATTTTGAAGCCGTTGCGAAAACAACGGAACTCCCGATTGTTGTGTACAATGTCCCAGCACGCACAGGTGTCAACATTTCAGCTGACACGACCATTGCTTTAAGTAAAATTCCAAATATCCGAATTATCAAAGAAGCAAGCGGTAGTTTGGAGCAAATGACTGAAATTCTGAGTGGCGTTCCCAAGGATACCTTTGTATACAGTGGAGACGACGCCTTAACACTGCCGCTAGTGTCAATTGGGGGCAAAGGGGTCATTTCCGTGGCCTCTCATGTCATCGGAAACGAAATACAGGAAATGATTCGCGCCTATGAAGATGGCCAACACAAAATTGCGCACGCATACCACCAAGCCATGCTACCACTAGCCAAACAATTATTCGTAGATCCAAACCCAGTCCCAGTAAAATACGCACTAAGCAAACTAGGCTTCCCGGTCGAACACGTAAGACTCCCTCTAGTCGAGATGCTAGACGAAGACAAAAAGAAATACGACCAAATTTGGGAAGAGTTCCAAGCGAAACTAAGCGAAATCAAGAGTCACTCGTAA
- a CDS encoding dipicolinate synthase subunit A, which yields MTEEKWLVVGTDMRMKVLAKNLSNDHRTVYYKNLTEWDEELNKTVLEFHPDFVVLPIHPLPVKVPVVVGLSKAVLFAGKLNEEWREILKENEIHNYLEDEGFIWHNAVLTAEAFVSGFYNTKRAIMGKKFIITGFGRVAKMVAHILRSIGAEVCIAVRSNVQLNEAKAFRYEAVDLYEVGEIKGDFFINTIPAKWLDEQFNEKISIPIYDLASYPGCLQDGISRKQYELLPALPGKFFPEDAGNVLYESIVEQLRRRHTC from the coding sequence ATGACTGAAGAGAAGTGGCTCGTTGTAGGTACAGATATGCGCATGAAAGTGTTAGCGAAAAATCTAAGCAATGATCATCGAACGGTTTATTATAAAAATTTAACAGAATGGGATGAAGAGCTTAACAAGACAGTTCTTGAGTTTCATCCTGATTTTGTTGTGCTGCCCATTCATCCACTACCAGTTAAAGTTCCTGTGGTAGTAGGACTTTCCAAGGCGGTCCTGTTTGCTGGAAAGTTAAACGAAGAGTGGCGGGAAATTTTAAAAGAAAACGAAATTCATAACTATTTGGAAGATGAAGGATTTATATGGCACAATGCGGTGTTAACGGCAGAAGCATTTGTATCTGGTTTTTATAATACGAAAAGAGCAATTATGGGAAAGAAATTCATCATTACCGGTTTTGGTCGAGTGGCGAAAATGGTTGCACATATTTTGAGAAGCATCGGGGCTGAGGTTTGTATCGCGGTGCGTTCTAATGTGCAATTGAATGAAGCCAAGGCATTCCGTTATGAAGCTGTGGATTTATATGAAGTTGGAGAAATCAAAGGAGATTTCTTTATTAACACAATTCCTGCAAAATGGCTGGATGAACAATTTAACGAGAAAATCTCAATACCAATATACGATTTAGCCTCCTATCCAGGGTGTTTACAAGATGGTATTAGTAGAAAGCAGTATGAACTGTTGCCTGCATTGCCAGGAAAGTTTTTCCCTGAAGATGCTGGAAATGTACTATATGAATCAATTGTTGAACAATTAAGGAGGAGACACACTTGCTAG
- a CDS encoding IS1182 family transposase, which yields MMSKNQINERDQIEMITIEQLVPQNHLVRKLESAIDFSFIYPLVEPLYSTLGRPSVDPVVLIKMTFVQYVFGIRSMRQTIKEIETNMAYRWFLGFGFHSEIPHFSTFGKNYERRFQDTDIFEQIFYRILKEIADKGLLSADHVFIDSTHVKASANKRKFEKKIVRKETRAYEAKLQEELNQDRIDHGKKPFPPDKFEKEEVKEIKQSTTDPESGYYVKDERTKQFAYSFHAAADRYGFILGSIVTPGNVHDSHMLQPLVEKIMDKVKKPLAVAADAAYKTPAITKFLFDQEIQPALPYTRPKTKDGFLRKHDYVYDEYYDCYLCPEGQVLKYSTTTKEGKRQYKSNPSQCATCPLLTQCTNSKDHRKIIERHIWAEYVEEADHLRHQNETKQIYARRKETIERVFADAKEKHGMRWTTLRGIKKLSMQAMLTFAAMNLKKLANWTWQAPEMV from the coding sequence ATGATGTCGAAAAATCAAATAAATGAACGGGATCAAATTGAGATGATTACAATTGAACAACTTGTACCACAGAATCATCTTGTCAGAAAGCTTGAGTCAGCTATTGATTTTTCTTTCATCTATCCACTGGTAGAACCACTGTATTCTACCCTAGGTAGACCTAGTGTAGATCCAGTTGTATTAATTAAAATGACATTTGTGCAATATGTATTTGGAATTCGTTCAATGCGTCAGACAATAAAAGAAATTGAAACCAATATGGCATATCGCTGGTTTTTAGGGTTTGGCTTTCATTCAGAAATCCCGCACTTTTCTACCTTCGGTAAAAATTATGAACGTCGATTCCAAGATACTGATATCTTTGAACAGATTTTCTATCGTATTCTTAAAGAAATTGCAGATAAGGGATTACTAAGTGCTGACCATGTCTTCATCGATTCAACTCATGTAAAAGCCAGTGCGAATAAACGTAAATTCGAAAAGAAGATTGTCCGTAAAGAGACTCGTGCATATGAAGCCAAACTTCAAGAAGAATTGAATCAAGATCGTATCGATCACGGGAAGAAGCCATTTCCACCTGATAAATTTGAAAAAGAAGAAGTGAAGGAAATTAAGCAAAGTACGACAGATCCTGAAAGTGGATACTATGTAAAAGATGAAAGAACCAAACAGTTTGCTTATTCATTCCATGCTGCAGCTGATCGGTATGGATTTATACTTGGATCGATTGTGACACCTGGGAATGTTCATGATAGTCATATGCTTCAGCCACTTGTTGAAAAGATTATGGATAAAGTGAAGAAGCCACTTGCTGTTGCTGCCGATGCTGCTTATAAAACTCCTGCGATTACTAAATTCTTATTTGACCAAGAGATTCAACCTGCACTCCCTTATACACGTCCAAAAACGAAGGATGGATTTTTACGGAAACACGATTATGTATATGACGAGTACTATGATTGCTACCTTTGTCCGGAAGGGCAAGTTCTTAAATATTCGACTACCACTAAAGAAGGTAAACGCCAGTACAAATCAAACCCTTCTCAATGTGCAACCTGTCCTTTGCTTACTCAATGTACGAATAGTAAAGATCACCGGAAAATCATTGAGCGTCATATTTGGGCAGAATATGTAGAGGAAGCGGATCATCTTCGTCATCAAAACGAGACCAAACAAATATATGCGAGACGTAAAGAGACGATTGAACGTGTCTTTGCGGATGCGAAAGAGAAGCATGGTATGCGCTGGACAACCCTACGAGGGATTAAAAAATTGTCCATGCAGGCGATGCTTACTTTTGCTGCCATGAATTTAAAGAAGCTTGCCAATTGGACATGGCAAGCTCCAGAAATGGTCTAA
- a CDS encoding pitrilysin family protein, giving the protein MVTVYTCQNGVRIVSEEIPHVRSISVGIWVGAGSRFEMPEENGITHFIEHMLFKGTKTRSARQIAEEFDRIGGEINAFTSKENTCYYAKVLDHHGELAVSILADMFFNSTFDGNELDKERQVVLEEILMSEDAPDDDVHEQLWRVMYPTDALGLPILGTNTTLSTFTADTICNYMEKHYCPENIVISVAGNVTKDLLLHIEKLFGSYERSKKAVETTLTNPAFHSGKFVKERDVEQSHLAISYPAIGVMDPKLNSFIALNNIVGGNMSSRLFQEVREERGLAYTIYSYQSCYADVGAFTIYGSTNNQQLSIMHDTINDTLQKVRLNGITDTELFNAKEQLKGSFVLGLEGTNSRMSRNGRNELIHGSHKSIDEIISEIDEVSMDKVNELIHSILSVDPAISIIGQGVK; this is encoded by the coding sequence TTGGTTACAGTTTATACTTGTCAAAACGGTGTTCGAATTGTTTCGGAGGAGATTCCTCATGTTCGATCCATCTCAGTGGGTATCTGGGTGGGGGCAGGCTCCCGATTCGAAATGCCTGAAGAAAACGGGATTACACATTTTATTGAACATATGTTGTTTAAAGGGACGAAAACTAGATCGGCTAGACAAATCGCTGAAGAGTTTGACCGCATCGGTGGGGAAATAAATGCCTTTACTTCAAAGGAAAATACATGCTATTACGCAAAAGTTTTGGATCATCATGGAGAATTAGCTGTTTCGATTTTAGCGGATATGTTTTTCAATTCTACTTTTGATGGGAACGAACTAGACAAAGAACGTCAAGTGGTTCTGGAAGAAATCCTCATGAGTGAGGATGCACCAGATGACGATGTTCATGAACAATTATGGCGTGTCATGTATCCAACAGATGCTTTGGGACTACCAATTTTGGGGACGAATACAACGCTCTCAACCTTTACGGCTGACACAATTTGTAATTATATGGAAAAGCATTATTGCCCAGAAAATATTGTCATATCAGTTGCCGGGAATGTGACGAAGGATTTACTTTTACATATAGAAAAGCTTTTTGGTAGCTATGAACGTTCCAAAAAAGCGGTTGAAACAACCCTGACAAATCCAGCATTCCATTCTGGCAAATTTGTAAAAGAACGAGATGTAGAACAATCGCATCTTGCTATTTCCTATCCTGCAATAGGCGTAATGGATCCAAAGTTAAATAGCTTTATCGCATTAAATAATATTGTTGGGGGGAATATGTCCTCTCGACTATTCCAGGAAGTAAGAGAAGAGCGCGGATTAGCCTACACGATATACTCATATCAATCCTGTTATGCCGATGTGGGTGCATTTACTATTTATGGAAGCACAAACAATCAGCAACTTTCCATCATGCATGATACCATTAATGATACATTGCAGAAAGTGCGATTAAATGGAATAACGGATACAGAGCTCTTTAACGCGAAAGAACAGCTGAAAGGAAGCTTTGTTTTAGGATTGGAAGGGACCAATTCGCGAATGAGCCGAAATGGACGAAATGAGCTCATCCATGGCAGCCATAAATCAATTGATGAAATCATTTCGGAAATTGACGAAGTTTCAATGGATAAAGTAAATGAACTGATCCATTCAATCTTATCAGTAGATCCCGCCATCTCCATTATCGGGCAAGGGGTAAAATAA
- a CDS encoding aspartate-semialdehyde dehydrogenase translates to MAKELTVAIVGATGAVGTQMKEQLLKRNFPIKHIKFLASARSAGTEIEFGDKTYTIEEATPEAFEGVNVALFSAGGSVSAKLAPEAAKRGAVVIDNTSHFRMDPNVPLVVPEVNREDLKNHNGIIANPNCSTIQMVVALQPIREQFGLTNVIVSTYQAVSGSGVSAVEELRAQSAEWDAGKNVEANILPAKSDKKHYPIARNVIPQIDVFTENGFTYEEMKMINETKKIMHMPNLPVAATCVRVPVVSGHSESVFIEVEKEVSVEEIFNVLRNAPGIVLQDDISTQDYPMPLFVEGEDPVYVGRIRQDLSNKKGFHLWIVSDNLLKGAALNSIQIAESMLEDNLL, encoded by the coding sequence ATGGCAAAAGAATTGACAGTTGCAATTGTAGGTGCAACAGGAGCAGTAGGAACACAAATGAAAGAACAACTATTAAAACGTAATTTCCCAATTAAACATATAAAATTTTTAGCTTCTGCCCGTTCTGCTGGAACAGAAATCGAATTTGGCGATAAAACGTATACAATCGAAGAAGCAACACCAGAGGCCTTTGAAGGAGTAAATGTTGCCTTATTCTCGGCTGGTGGTTCAGTTTCAGCGAAATTAGCTCCAGAAGCTGCAAAGCGTGGGGCAGTGGTAATCGACAACACTAGTCACTTCCGCATGGATCCAAATGTACCTTTAGTTGTACCTGAAGTAAACCGTGAAGACTTGAAAAATCATAACGGCATTATTGCCAACCCAAACTGTTCAACGATCCAAATGGTTGTTGCACTACAACCCATTCGCGAACAATTTGGTTTAACAAATGTCATTGTTTCGACTTATCAAGCAGTATCAGGTTCAGGTGTTTCGGCAGTTGAAGAACTACGCGCGCAAAGTGCCGAGTGGGATGCTGGTAAAAACGTTGAGGCAAACATCCTTCCAGCAAAATCAGACAAAAAACACTATCCGATTGCACGTAATGTCATTCCGCAAATTGACGTATTTACGGAAAATGGCTTTACATACGAAGAAATGAAGATGATCAACGAAACGAAAAAGATCATGCACATGCCTAATTTACCAGTAGCAGCAACATGTGTACGTGTTCCAGTAGTTTCAGGACATTCAGAATCTGTTTTTATTGAAGTGGAAAAAGAAGTTAGCGTGGAAGAAATCTTTAATGTGTTAAGAAATGCTCCAGGCATTGTTCTACAAGATGATATTTCAACGCAAGACTACCCAATGCCTTTATTTGTTGAAGGGGAAGATCCAGTTTACGTTGGCCGTATTCGCCAAGACCTGTCAAACAAAAAAGGATTCCATTTATGGATCGTATCAGATAACTTACTAAAAGGTGCAGCTTTAAACTCAATTCAAATTGCCGAAAGCATGTTAGAGGATAATTTACTCTAA
- a CDS encoding ABC transporter permease gives MLFKDQYQFVFQHMKKNKLRVTMTVLAAMIGCAFLIVLASIGFGIQHTMKSEILNDEAITQIELWGDEKLSEEDVTYIEDIEHVNVVLNRADISGLVKTTLEDREGESNAAIVDMEAQKQLPSDLSEGRLPEKANEIVVGYHYAQNLLNEADLAKIADNSKEVDESEANYEESEVGYKGELLNTEVSLQLFDDNTQEYMEPATFTIVGILKEPSYDWYSDSKILFSDSLLDLFPELITYPTTKIYVDSIENVMPVLELLKAEDYQVYSQIEQLEELDMFFLIFKIGLIFIGTIAILIASIGIFNTMTMAVTERTREIGVLKAIGASPSLIQRLFLMESTFIGVLGTALAIIVSYAISFAANAILPYVVSFALSDADLSSYEITFSLIPWSLVVIAGGISLAVAILSGLRPARNATKIEVIQALRQEL, from the coding sequence ATGTTATTTAAAGACCAATACCAATTTGTATTTCAACATATGAAGAAAAATAAACTCCGAGTGACCATGACCGTATTAGCTGCCATGATTGGCTGTGCTTTTTTAATTGTTTTGGCTTCGATTGGATTTGGCATTCAGCATACGATGAAAAGTGAAATCTTAAATGATGAAGCCATTACCCAAATAGAACTCTGGGGTGATGAAAAGCTTTCAGAGGAAGATGTAACCTATATCGAAGACATCGAGCATGTTAATGTTGTCTTAAATAGAGCAGATATTAGTGGTTTGGTGAAAACAACTTTGGAGGATCGTGAAGGAGAAAGCAATGCTGCTATCGTTGATATGGAAGCACAAAAACAACTTCCTTCTGACCTAAGTGAAGGTCGCTTACCAGAAAAAGCCAATGAAATTGTTGTAGGCTATCATTACGCACAAAATTTGCTGAATGAAGCAGACTTGGCTAAAATAGCAGATAATTCAAAGGAAGTAGATGAATCGGAAGCTAATTATGAGGAGTCAGAAGTAGGCTATAAGGGCGAGCTTTTAAATACGGAAGTATCACTGCAGCTATTCGATGACAACACACAGGAATATATGGAACCGGCTACTTTTACGATTGTCGGGATACTAAAAGAACCTTCCTATGATTGGTATAGCGATTCAAAAATTCTATTTAGTGATTCTCTTTTAGACCTATTTCCTGAATTAATCACCTACCCTACAACTAAAATTTATGTGGATTCTATCGAAAATGTTATGCCTGTATTGGAACTCCTAAAAGCGGAAGATTACCAAGTCTATTCACAAATCGAACAATTAGAAGAGCTTGATATGTTTTTCTTGATCTTTAAAATCGGACTCATTTTTATTGGAACTATCGCAATTCTCATTGCTTCCATCGGGATTTTCAATACGATGACGATGGCGGTGACAGAAAGAACACGCGAAATCGGTGTTTTAAAAGCAATCGGTGCTTCACCTTCATTAATTCAACGCTTATTCTTAATGGAAAGTACTTTTATCGGTGTATTGGGTACTGCTTTAGCCATCATCGTTTCTTACGCGATTAGTTTCGCTGCCAATGCGATTTTACCTTATGTAGTCTCATTCGCTTTATCTGATGCAGACTTGTCATCTTACGAGATTACGTTTTCTCTTATTCCATGGAGTTTAGTGGTGATTGCAGGAGGCATTAGTTTAGCAGTCGCCATATTATCTGGCTTGCGACCAGCCCGAAATGCAACAAAAATTGAAGTTATCCAAGCTTTGCGACAAGAATTATAA
- a CDS encoding nuclease-related domain-containing protein: protein MQLSKFEQQNYSNLSKGFEGELKFDVLTSNLVNDCLVLNDLLLKTNSQTFQIDTLLLTNNLIYLLEIKNYVGDFYYKSDRLFMKDQLEISNPLIQLTRSESLLSQLLNKLNYTIPIQSFVIFINPSFTLYQAPPDKPFIFPTQLQRFISTLSSQPSKLKNQHKKLAEKLVSLHIEESNIKQIPSFDFQLLRKGILCSNCYSFITKINGMKCICTSCGNEELVETAVVRNIKEFRLLFPHKKITTNQMYEWCTVIPQKRRIQKILQRNFKQFGVRQWTYYE, encoded by the coding sequence ATGCAGTTATCTAAATTCGAACAGCAAAACTACTCTAATCTAAGTAAGGGTTTTGAGGGAGAACTTAAATTTGATGTCTTGACCAGCAACCTCGTAAATGATTGTTTAGTTTTGAATGATTTACTACTTAAAACAAATAGTCAAACATTTCAAATTGATACTCTACTTCTCACAAACAACCTTATCTATCTTCTCGAAATTAAAAATTATGTTGGAGATTTTTATTACAAATCAGATCGCTTATTTATGAAAGATCAATTAGAAATATCCAATCCTTTAATTCAATTAACCCGAAGTGAATCTTTGTTAAGTCAATTATTAAACAAACTCAACTATACAATCCCAATTCAATCATTCGTTATTTTTATTAACCCCAGTTTTACACTGTATCAGGCGCCCCCGGACAAACCTTTTATCTTTCCAACTCAACTTCAACGCTTTATAAGTACCCTTAGTTCCCAACCATCAAAGTTAAAAAATCAACATAAAAAACTAGCTGAGAAGTTAGTATCGCTACATATTGAAGAGAGCAATATTAAACAAATTCCTTCATTTGACTTTCAACTATTACGAAAAGGAATTTTATGTTCAAATTGCTATTCTTTTATCACAAAAATTAATGGCATGAAATGTATTTGTACATCATGTGGAAATGAAGAATTAGTTGAAACAGCTGTGGTACGGAATATAAAAGAATTTAGGTTACTTTTTCCTCATAAAAAAATTACAACTAACCAGATGTATGAATGGTGTACAGTCATTCCCCAAAAAAGAAGAATACAAAAAATCCTACAAAGGAACTTCAAACAATTTGGAGTACGCCAATGGACTTATTACGAATAA
- a CDS encoding ABC transporter ATP-binding protein gives MITVNSLHHTFSIGKKGSEKKVEVLKGISFHIERGEIIAIVGKSGSGKSTLLQIIAGFMKPDSGSIMVNNTEIAGYNEKQSAAFRLDHFGFIFQNFQLLPAQTVFENIELPLKLKGISSVIREKKVSEILKKVGLTEVADHYPNELSGGQQQRVSIARAIITNPPIILADEPTGSLDSQTEQEILALIQKLNQEENLTFVIITHDEEVASTANRQFRMTDGVLVGGMTHVI, from the coding sequence ATGATAACAGTGAATTCTCTGCACCATACCTTTTCAATTGGAAAGAAGGGCAGCGAGAAAAAGGTTGAAGTATTAAAAGGCATTAGCTTTCACATAGAACGTGGAGAAATAATCGCCATTGTCGGAAAAAGTGGATCAGGGAAGTCTACTTTATTGCAGATTATTGCCGGTTTTATGAAGCCCGATTCCGGGTCAATTATGGTGAACAATACTGAAATTGCCGGCTATAACGAAAAGCAGAGTGCCGCATTTCGTCTAGATCATTTCGGATTTATCTTTCAAAACTTTCAATTGCTTCCGGCACAAACGGTCTTCGAAAACATCGAGCTTCCTTTGAAGTTAAAAGGTATCAGTAGCGTAATTCGTGAAAAAAAAGTCTCTGAAATCCTGAAAAAAGTAGGTTTAACAGAAGTAGCCGACCATTATCCAAATGAACTTTCAGGAGGGCAACAGCAGCGTGTTTCCATTGCAAGAGCGATAATCACGAACCCGCCGATTATTTTAGCGGACGAGCCTACAGGTAGCCTTGACTCCCAAACCGAACAAGAGATTTTAGCTCTCATCCAAAAGCTCAATCAGGAAGAAAATTTAACGTTTGTCATCATCACGCATGACGAAGAAGTTGCATCTACTGCAAATCGTCAATTTCGCATGACAGATGGCGTACTAGTTGGAGGTATGACCCATGTTATTTAA
- a CDS encoding YlmC/YmxH family sporulation protein: MLLSELAEKELIEMENGVRYGYLSETECLFDPKSGKIFGFELHEQSAKMPFQKKKATAPLFIPWEEIHLIGEDRILFHRTSSKRRQFD; the protein is encoded by the coding sequence ATGCTGCTATCGGAGCTTGCGGAGAAGGAATTAATTGAAATGGAAAATGGTGTGAGGTATGGCTATTTATCTGAAACGGAATGTCTTTTTGATCCAAAATCCGGCAAAATTTTTGGATTCGAACTACATGAACAATCTGCAAAAATGCCATTTCAGAAGAAAAAAGCAACGGCACCATTATTTATTCCTTGGGAAGAAATTCATCTGATTGGCGAAGATCGAATTTTATTCCACCGAACATCATCAAAAAGAAGGCAGTTTGACTAA